The Bacteroidota bacterium genome window below encodes:
- a CDS encoding RluA family pseudouridine synthase yields MNSPEILYEDNHLIAVNKKPGDIVQGDKTGDKPMSEYLKDYVKDKFQKPGAVFLGVVHRIDRPVSGVVIFARTSKALARMNEFFREKKVRKTYWAVVKNRPADERGTLIHYLKKDEAKNKSKAFDYEVPGSSRSWLDYKIIGKSDNYYLLEITPHTGRHHQIRVQLAAIGCPIKGDLKYGYDRSNENGSIHLHARHVRFTHPVKKEEIHITAPVPNDPIWKFFEKQDHTL; encoded by the coding sequence CGATATAGTTCAAGGTGATAAAACCGGTGACAAGCCGATGTCAGAATATTTGAAAGATTATGTGAAAGACAAATTTCAGAAACCCGGTGCAGTTTTTTTAGGTGTAGTTCATCGTATTGACAGACCTGTTAGTGGTGTGGTAATTTTCGCAAGAACAAGTAAAGCTCTTGCAAGGATGAATGAATTTTTCAGAGAGAAAAAAGTCCGGAAAACATATTGGGCTGTTGTAAAGAACAGACCTGCTGATGAAAGAGGAACGTTGATCCATTACCTGAAAAAGGATGAAGCCAAAAACAAAAGTAAGGCTTTCGATTATGAAGTTCCGGGTTCTTCCCGTTCGTGGCTCGACTATAAAATAATCGGTAAATCTGATAACTACTATCTGCTTGAAATCACGCCACACACCGGTCGTCATCATCAGATCCGTGTTCAGTTAGCTGCAATCGGTTGTCCGATAAAAGGAGATCTGAAATACGGTTATGACCGTTCAAATGAAAATGGTTCAATACACTTACATGCTCGTCATGTTCGCTTTACTCACCCCGTAAAAAAAGAAGAAATTCATATCACTGCTCCTGTTCCGAATGATCCGATCTGGAAGTTTTTTGAGAAACAGGACCACACTTTGTAA
- a CDS encoding DoxX family protein gives MKILAQISRLLVGVLFIISGFIKANDPLGFSYKLDEYFEVFNMPWLKFASLAMAIGICAFEIGIGVALLLGAKMKFTVWSLLLMIVFFTFLTFYSWHFDVVKDCGCFGDALHLTPFQSFMKDIVLLVLITFIFIKRNEIKPLFGETASTYAAYAGFIASFCFSMYCYMHLPVIDFRPYAIGSSIPEGMQLPPNAKKDSVVMVFIYEKMENN, from the coding sequence ATGAAAATTCTTGCTCAGATCTCGAGATTACTTGTCGGAGTTTTATTTATTATTTCAGGATTTATAAAAGCTAATGACCCGCTTGGTTTTTCTTATAAGCTTGATGAGTATTTTGAAGTATTCAACATGCCATGGCTGAAGTTCGCTTCTCTGGCTATGGCAATTGGGATTTGCGCTTTTGAGATTGGTATTGGTGTAGCGTTATTACTTGGCGCAAAAATGAAATTTACTGTCTGGTCATTGTTATTGATGATCGTATTTTTCACTTTCCTCACTTTCTATTCATGGCATTTTGATGTAGTAAAAGATTGTGGTTGCTTTGGCGATGCATTGCATCTGACACCTTTCCAGTCATTCATGAAAGACATTGTCTTGCTCGTTCTGATCACATTTATTTTTATAAAGCGAAATGAGATCAAACCATTGTTTGGAGAAACAGCATCTACTTATGCTGCCTATGCAGGATTTATAGCTTCATTTTGTTTTTCTATGTATTGCTACATGCATTTACCGGTAATTGATTTCCGTCCGTATGCAATTGGCTCAAGTATTCCGGAAGGAATGCAACTTCCGCCAAATGCGAAAAAAGATAGTGTAGTTATGGTCTTTATCTATGAAAAGATGGAAAACAATTAG
- a CDS encoding DUF1599 domain-containing protein codes for MTKSTSAHYNEIIDRCKDLFINKMKDYGTAWRILRLSSITDQIFIKAQRIRSIEEKGIQKINDTIDGEFVGIINYCVIALIQIEMGSEENLEMPASEVTRHFEFHVKKSKELMEDKNHDYGEAWRGMRTSSMTDLILMKLLRIKQIEDNKGSTLVSEGIDANYYDIINYSVFALIKLESEN; via the coding sequence ATGACTAAAAGCACTTCAGCTCATTATAACGAGATCATCGACCGTTGCAAAGATCTTTTCATCAATAAGATGAAGGATTATGGCACGGCGTGGCGTATCCTCAGACTGAGTTCAATTACAGATCAGATCTTTATCAAAGCCCAACGCATCAGAAGCATAGAGGAGAAGGGTATCCAGAAAATCAATGATACGATAGACGGAGAGTTTGTGGGTATCATTAATTATTGTGTGATCGCCTTGATTCAAATTGAAATGGGTAGCGAAGAGAATCTTGAAATGCCTGCTTCGGAAGTGACCCGTCATTTTGAGTTTCATGTAAAGAAATCCAAGGAGTTGATGGAAGATAAGAATCATGATTATGGTGAAGCCTGGCGTGGTATGCGTACAAGTTCGATGACCGATCTGATCTTAATGAAATTACTTCGGATCAAGCAGATCGAAGATAACAAAGGCAGTACACTGGTAAGTGAAGGTATTGATGCGAATTATTACGATATAATTAATTATTCCGTTTTTGCTTTGATAAAACTGGAATCAGAAAACTAA
- the folP gene encoding dihydropteroate synthase, whose product MNDCEDTFLNMNLSLNCRGQLLDLSTPAIMAIVNVTPDSFFDGGKYSSEKSLLHHVEFLLSNGANILDLGAQSTRPGAELISESEEWNRIEKAIPVILKEFPKAIISVDTFYSGIAIKTADQGAAIINDISGGTHDEKMFETMADLKLPYVLMHIPGTTRSMHTKSENINIVLEVWNYLDKKIAELKSLGITQIIIDPGFGFGKTIDQNYSLLKNMHAFNNFRLPILAGMSRKSMVTKVLNVNSENALNGTTVLNTLALLKNASILRVHDVIEAKQVITLVEQYRKVE is encoded by the coding sequence ATGAACGATTGCGAAGATACATTTTTAAACATGAATTTATCCTTAAACTGCCGGGGACAGCTTCTGGATTTATCAACACCTGCAATCATGGCAATAGTGAATGTAACCCCGGATTCCTTCTTTGATGGCGGTAAATATTCCTCAGAAAAAAGTTTACTGCATCATGTTGAATTTCTTCTTTCTAATGGCGCCAATATATTGGATTTAGGTGCTCAATCGACCCGACCGGGTGCCGAATTGATCAGCGAATCTGAAGAATGGAATCGTATCGAAAAAGCTATTCCCGTCATTCTGAAAGAGTTTCCAAAAGCTATCATTTCAGTCGACACATTCTATAGCGGCATTGCAATAAAAACTGCAGACCAAGGAGCTGCAATTATAAATGATATCAGCGGCGGAACACATGATGAGAAGATGTTTGAAACGATGGCTGATTTAAAATTGCCATACGTTTTGATGCATATTCCGGGTACTACGAGATCAATGCATACCAAATCCGAAAACATCAATATTGTTCTCGAAGTATGGAATTATCTGGATAAAAAAATAGCTGAACTGAAATCTTTGGGCATAACTCAAATAATTATCGATCCCGGATTCGGTTTTGGAAAAACGATTGACCAGAATTATTCATTACTGAAGAATATGCACGCCTTCAACAATTTCAGACTCCCGATACTTGCCGGCATGAGCAGGAAATCGATGGTTACTAAAGTACTGAATGTAAATTCCGAAAATGCATTGAATGGTACCACCGTTCTCAACACACTTGCTCTATTGAAGAATGCTTCCATCCTGAGAGTTCATGATGTTATTGAAGCAAAACAGGTGATAACTCTTGTCGAACAATATAGAAAGGTTGAATAA
- a CDS encoding TIGR00159 family protein, with protein sequence MDLFHIGFLTIRLIDLIDIAIVTFLLYKLYNLLRGGVAINIFIGLLTVYALYWICVKILNMELLGTILGQFISLGFIALIIVFQQEVRRFLIVLGTNNILSKNNFTKQFLPWNWQTQKNPPLDISAIVKACRQMSKSRTGAIIVLAKSSQLKYFSNTGDIMDADISQRLIESIFFKNSPMHDGAIIIVNNKIKAARCVLPVTENVDLPAHLGMRHRAAIGVTEQSDAIALAVSEETGDISIAKEGQIQLNVSLDELEKNLRLEFEQ encoded by the coding sequence ATGGACCTTTTCCACATAGGCTTTCTCACCATCAGGCTCATCGACCTGATTGATATTGCTATTGTGACCTTTCTTCTCTATAAACTTTATAACCTTTTACGGGGTGGAGTTGCTATTAATATATTCATCGGTTTACTTACAGTATATGCATTGTACTGGATCTGTGTAAAGATCCTGAACATGGAACTACTGGGAACGATACTCGGACAATTCATCAGTCTTGGATTTATTGCATTGATCATCGTCTTCCAGCAGGAAGTGCGGAGATTTTTAATTGTGTTGGGGACGAACAATATTTTATCAAAAAACAATTTTACCAAACAATTTCTGCCATGGAACTGGCAGACTCAGAAAAATCCGCCACTTGATATTTCCGCTATTGTAAAAGCCTGCAGACAAATGTCGAAAAGCCGGACCGGAGCGATCATTGTACTTGCAAAATCTTCACAACTAAAATATTTTTCAAATACGGGAGATATTATGGATGCCGATATATCACAACGTCTGATTGAAAGTATCTTTTTTAAAAATTCTCCAATGCATGATGGCGCTATCATCATCGTGAATAATAAAATAAAAGCTGCAAGATGCGTTTTACCGGTAACAGAAAATGTTGACCTACCCGCTCATCTGGGAATGCGGCACAGAGCTGCTATTGGCGTGACTGAACAGAGCGATGCAATTGCATTAGCTGTTTCCGAAGAGACCGGTGATATTTCAATTGCTAAAGAGGGACAAATTCAGTTGAATGTGTCGTTGGATGAATTGGAGAAGAATCTGAGGTTGGAGTTTGAGCAATAG
- a CDS encoding tetratricopeptide repeat protein produces the protein MVAFYSKLQIYQIVLRDPNTTIEILGRLLNKYPDHPRCASALFMQAFVYDTELHSPESAKAKYKEFVQRFPNDPLAPSAQATYEQLEMGISDEELVKKFQMMNDSSNTSN, from the coding sequence GTGGTAGCTTTTTATTCAAAGCTGCAGATCTATCAAATAGTATTACGCGATCCGAATACAACTATTGAAATACTTGGTCGCTTATTGAATAAATATCCGGACCATCCCCGGTGTGCCTCCGCACTTTTTATGCAGGCATTTGTTTATGATACAGAATTACATTCACCTGAATCTGCAAAAGCAAAATACAAAGAATTCGTACAACGTTTTCCAAACGATCCATTAGCCCCAAGTGCCCAAGCTACATACGAACAACTTGAAATGGGAATCAGTGATGAGGAACTGGTAAAGAAGTTTCAGATGATGAATGATTCATCGAATACTTCCAACTAA
- a CDS encoding peptide deformylase: MIYPIIAYGDPVLKKKALDIDKKYPKLKELIDDMFETMYDSSGVGLAAPQIGLSIRLFVIDGAPFEEDPVKDFKEVFINAVIKEESGVLWKFNEGCLSIPSVREDVQRKKELYIEYYDANWKLQKKTFDGMAARIIQHEYDHIEGILFTDRISPLRQRLIKNKLANISQGIVDVDYKMKFPIKGKYFKNN, translated from the coding sequence ATGATTTACCCAATCATCGCTTATGGTGATCCGGTGCTAAAAAAGAAGGCACTTGATATTGATAAGAAGTATCCGAAATTAAAAGAGTTAATTGACGATATGTTCGAGACGATGTATGATAGCAGTGGAGTAGGACTGGCTGCGCCTCAGATCGGACTATCCATTCGATTGTTTGTGATCGATGGTGCACCATTCGAAGAAGATCCTGTTAAAGATTTCAAAGAAGTATTTATCAATGCTGTGATCAAAGAAGAGTCGGGAGTACTTTGGAAATTCAATGAAGGTTGTTTATCAATTCCAAGTGTTCGTGAAGATGTTCAACGGAAGAAAGAACTGTACATTGAATACTACGATGCAAACTGGAAATTGCAGAAGAAGACTTTTGATGGAATGGCTGCACGAATCATACAGCATGAATACGACCATATTGAAGGGATACTTTTTACTGATAGAATTTCGCCGTTAAGACAAAGACTCATCAAGAATAAACTTGCTAATATTTCTCAGGGAATTGTCGATGTAGATTATAAAATGAAATTTCCTATAAAGGGAAAGTACTTCAAAAATAATTAA
- a CDS encoding 2,3,4,5-tetrahydropyridine-2,6-dicarboxylate N-succinyltransferase, which yields MRDIIEKAWENRELLKEESTQDCIRQIIEELDKGRMRVAEPSPTGWIVNDWIKKAVILYFPIQKMETFHAGPMEFHDKMKLKNDYAGQGVRVVPHGIARYGSYLAKGVIMMPSYVNIGAYVDEGTMVDTWATVGSCAQIGKNVHLSGGVGIGGVLEPVQAAPVIIEDNCFIGSRCIVVEGVHVESEAVLGANVVLTMSTKIIDVTGPSPIEYIGKVPAKSVVIPGSYTKKYPAGEYQVPCALIIGKRKESTDKKTSLNSALREYGVSA from the coding sequence ATGAGAGATATAATAGAGAAAGCGTGGGAAAATCGTGAGCTTTTGAAGGAAGAAAGTACTCAGGATTGTATCCGTCAGATCATTGAAGAACTGGACAAAGGCAGAATGCGTGTTGCAGAACCTAGTCCAACAGGATGGATAGTAAACGATTGGATCAAAAAAGCGGTAATTCTATATTTCCCTATACAGAAAATGGAAACATTCCATGCCGGACCGATGGAATTTCACGATAAAATGAAGCTCAAAAACGATTATGCAGGCCAAGGCGTTCGTGTAGTTCCACATGGTATTGCACGGTATGGAAGTTATCTTGCAAAAGGCGTGATCATGATGCCATCGTACGTAAATATCGGCGCATATGTAGACGAAGGCACTATGGTCGATACCTGGGCTACTGTTGGTTCCTGTGCCCAGATTGGCAAGAATGTACACTTAAGTGGGGGCGTCGGAATTGGCGGCGTATTAGAACCCGTTCAGGCTGCTCCTGTGATCATTGAAGACAATTGCTTCATTGGCTCCCGATGTATCGTCGTAGAAGGCGTTCATGTTGAATCAGAAGCTGTACTTGGTGCGAATGTAGTTCTTACAATGTCTACAAAAATTATTGATGTTACAGGTCCTTCTCCTATTGAATACATCGGGAAAGTTCCCGCGAAGTCAGTGGTGATTCCCGGCTCGTATACCAAAAAATATCCTGCCGGTGAATATCAAGTTCCTTGTGCCCTAATAATTGGAAAACGAAAAGAGAGTACCGATAAAAAGACTTCGTTGAATTCAGCATTAAGAGAATATGGTGTTTCTGCATAG
- a CDS encoding threonylcarbamoyl-AMP synthase has protein sequence MNEQVKAEVKKSLAVLKNGGVILYPTDTVWGLGCDATNPAAVKKVYEIKKRAESKNMILLVDMESRISTYVKEIPEQAWPLIEFTDKPLTIVYDGARNLPPEIIADDGSIAIRVTKDEFCKNLIGVLRKPLVSTSANVSGEPAPAIFQEVSEEIRKSVDLIVNWRKDDRQRAQPSSIISLKKGGLIQILRP, from the coding sequence ATGAACGAGCAGGTAAAAGCAGAAGTAAAAAAATCACTTGCAGTTTTAAAGAACGGTGGGGTTATCTTATATCCGACAGATACAGTGTGGGGATTAGGATGTGATGCAACCAATCCAGCTGCTGTTAAAAAAGTATATGAAATAAAAAAACGAGCAGAATCGAAGAACATGATCTTGCTTGTAGACATGGAATCAAGAATTTCTACCTATGTAAAAGAAATTCCTGAACAAGCGTGGCCACTAATTGAGTTTACTGATAAGCCGCTAACAATTGTATATGATGGCGCAAGAAATTTACCTCCGGAAATTATTGCTGACGATGGCAGCATAGCAATCAGAGTTACGAAAGATGAATTTTGTAAAAACCTGATTGGCGTCTTGAGAAAACCGTTAGTTTCTACTTCTGCAAATGTCAGCGGAGAACCGGCGCCTGCTATTTTTCAGGAAGTAAGTGAGGAGATAAGAAAATCTGTTGACCTTATTGTGAACTGGAGAAAAGATGACCGTCAACGTGCTCAACCCTCGTCAATTATCAGCCTGAAAAAAGGCGGATTGATTCAGATTCTTAGACCATAA
- a CDS encoding HD domain-containing protein, with translation MKKHLQHRIFSVIAEEAEAMNQQAFVIGGYVRDIFLKRESKDIDIVVLGSGIDLAQHVAKTLGDNVTVNIFRNFGTAMIKFDGLEIEFVGARKESYRLDSRKPIVEEGTLEDDQKRRDFTINAMAIHLTKSNFGELLDPFNGVSDLENKIIRTPLDADITFSDDPLRMMRAIRFASQLHFQIDKAAIESITKNCERIKIVSGERISEELNKIILSSKPSIGLDLLFKTGILQIIFPQMCFLHGVEYINGQGHKDNFYHTLQVLDNVSKVSDDLWLRWAAILHDIAKPATKRFEPGQGWTFHGHEDKGARMVKHIFRQLKLPLNEKMKFVEKLVQLHLRPIVLAQEHVTDSAIRRLLFDAGDDIDALMMLCHADVTTKNEYKIKKYKDNFRVVSDKLKEVEEKDRIRNWQPPITGEHIMETFNISPGKEVGIIKNAIREAILEGEIQNDYKEAFQLMLKISKDLGLAEK, from the coding sequence ATGAAAAAACACCTACAACACCGCATCTTTTCTGTGATTGCAGAAGAAGCAGAAGCCATGAATCAACAGGCTTTTGTGATAGGCGGTTATGTACGTGATATTTTTCTTAAACGTGAATCCAAAGACATCGACATAGTTGTACTGGGAAGTGGAATTGATCTTGCTCAGCATGTTGCTAAAACATTAGGTGATAATGTAACAGTAAACATCTTCCGGAATTTTGGAACAGCAATGATCAAATTCGATGGATTAGAAATAGAATTTGTTGGAGCACGGAAAGAATCTTACCGACTGGATTCAAGAAAACCAATTGTAGAAGAAGGCACATTAGAAGACGATCAGAAGCGTCGCGATTTTACTATCAATGCAATGGCCATTCATCTCACGAAATCCAATTTCGGAGAATTGCTGGATCCATTCAATGGAGTTAGCGATCTGGAGAATAAGATCATCCGCACACCTTTGGATGCTGACATTACTTTTTCCGACGACCCGTTAAGAATGATGCGGGCAATCCGTTTTGCATCTCAATTGCATTTTCAAATTGACAAGGCAGCAATAGAGTCGATCACTAAAAATTGTGAGCGGATCAAAATTGTGAGTGGTGAAAGAATCTCTGAAGAGTTAAACAAAATCATTCTTTCTTCAAAACCTTCTATTGGACTTGATTTACTATTCAAAACAGGAATATTGCAGATCATTTTCCCTCAGATGTGTTTTTTGCATGGTGTTGAATACATCAACGGACAAGGCCATAAAGATAATTTTTATCATACCTTGCAGGTTCTTGACAATGTCTCTAAGGTCTCTGATGATCTTTGGCTACGTTGGGCAGCCATTTTACATGACATTGCTAAGCCTGCAACGAAACGCTTTGAACCGGGCCAGGGATGGACGTTTCACGGCCATGAAGACAAAGGCGCACGAATGGTAAAGCACATTTTCCGACAACTGAAATTGCCGTTAAATGAGAAAATGAAATTCGTTGAGAAATTGGTTCAACTACATTTGAGACCAATTGTCCTTGCACAAGAACATGTTACAGATTCAGCGATTCGCCGACTATTATTTGATGCCGGTGATGACATCGATGCATTGATGATGTTATGTCATGCCGATGTTACAACAAAGAATGAATATAAAATAAAAAAATATAAAGATAATTTCCGTGTAGTAAGCGATAAATTAAAAGAAGTAGAAGAAAAAGATCGGATCCGAAACTGGCAGCCCCCTATCACGGGCGAGCACATCATGGAAACATTTAATATCAGTCCCGGGAAAGAAGTTGGAATTATTAAAAATGCCATTCGTGAAGCAATTTTAGAAGGCGAAATCCAAAATGATTACAAAGAAGCATTTCAATTAATGTTAAAAATAAGTAAGGACCTGGGACTTGCAGAAAAATGA
- a CDS encoding insulinase family protein, with protein MKKLLLIVLLWCSSYTGFAQIEIDAPIPIDPKIRIGMLPNGMKYYVRKNSKPEQRAELRLAVNAGSNFEDDNQQGIAHLTEHLAFNGTASFKKNELIDYLESVGTKFGPHLNAYTSFDETVYMLQIPTDKSDIVDKGLQILEEWAHNLTFDSVEVQKERGVVVEEWRIGQGAGERMRRQYWPLLFKDSRYAERLPIGKKEIIENTPQSAIRAFYNDWYRPDLMAVIAVGDFDIDAMEKKIKEQFSKVPAKKSAKVWQAYEVPATKDMLYASVTDKENTTSSIELLYKLPRVTNVKINDFRDDIVKQLFSSMMNARLSEISRKADAPFLAAGGGFGGFVRTKSTFDISARCTETKFKIALTVLMQEMERIRRHGFTQTELDRVKADALDNIKRAYNERDKSPSSGYAREYVSNFLSKEPIPGIEKEYEYYTFLFLKLH; from the coding sequence GTGAAGAAGCTATTGTTAATAGTCCTGTTATGGTGTTCATCATATACCGGATTCGCTCAAATTGAAATCGATGCACCAATTCCAATTGATCCGAAGATCAGAATCGGAATGCTGCCAAATGGAATGAAGTACTACGTAAGGAAAAATTCAAAACCAGAACAGAGAGCAGAATTAAGATTGGCAGTGAATGCCGGTTCTAATTTTGAAGACGACAATCAGCAAGGGATTGCCCATTTGACAGAACATCTTGCATTCAACGGAACCGCAAGTTTTAAGAAAAATGAACTGATCGATTACCTTGAATCAGTCGGAACAAAATTCGGACCGCATCTGAATGCATATACAAGTTTCGATGAAACTGTTTACATGTTACAGATTCCTACAGACAAATCTGATATAGTTGATAAAGGTTTACAGATCCTTGAAGAATGGGCGCATAATCTGACATTTGATTCTGTTGAAGTTCAAAAGGAGCGTGGAGTTGTTGTTGAAGAATGGCGCATCGGACAAGGTGCAGGTGAAAGAATGCGCCGACAGTATTGGCCATTACTTTTTAAAGATAGCAGATATGCAGAGCGGTTACCCATTGGTAAAAAGGAAATTATAGAAAACACTCCTCAGAGTGCGATCAGAGCATTCTACAATGATTGGTATCGTCCGGACCTGATGGCAGTAATCGCAGTTGGTGATTTCGATATCGATGCTATGGAGAAAAAGATCAAAGAACAATTCTCGAAAGTCCCTGCTAAAAAATCTGCTAAAGTCTGGCAGGCATATGAAGTTCCTGCAACAAAGGATATGTTGTATGCTTCTGTAACAGATAAAGAGAATACAACTTCCAGCATTGAATTGTTATACAAATTACCCCGGGTAACGAATGTTAAAATAAATGATTTTCGCGATGATATAGTCAAGCAGCTTTTCTCATCCATGATGAATGCAAGATTAAGTGAGATAAGCAGAAAAGCAGATGCTCCGTTTCTCGCTGCCGGCGGGGGTTTTGGAGGGTTTGTCAGAACGAAAAGTACTTTTGATATCAGTGCAAGATGTACTGAAACGAAATTCAAAATTGCGCTGACTGTATTAATGCAGGAAATGGAAAGAATTCGTCGACATGGTTTTACACAAACCGAATTAGACCGCGTAAAAGCAGATGCTCTGGATAATATAAAGCGTGCATATAACGAAAGAGATAAATCTCCTTCATCAGGTTATGCCCGGGAATATGTAAGCAACTTTCTTTCAAAAGAACCAATCCCGGGGATTGAAAAAGAATATGAGTACTATACTTTTTTATTTCTCAAGCTACATTAG
- a CDS encoding aminotransferase class I/II-fold pyridoxal phosphate-dependent enzyme has product MRELKDKHEMVMDIVNQVAAIAVKLGIVHTNTEDISLDGRHITIKGQKLLFFGSCGYLGLEQDERLKNGAIDAIRKYGTQFSSSRAYVSSAYYEQAEDLLSKIFLNKPVLLLQSLTVGHMSNIPVLVGKDDAVIMDAQVHDSIQTAVQFLKNRDIHTEIVRHNRIDILENSIKTLKDSYKKIWYMADGVYSMQGDLAPVKDLYRLADQYEQLHLYIDDIHGMSWTGQHGSGFVTSQGDYHPRLYLTTGLTKAFGAAGGLLVYPDAEIHKLVKNNSKSFIF; this is encoded by the coding sequence ATGAGAGAATTGAAAGACAAGCATGAAATGGTCATGGACATCGTCAACCAGGTGGCGGCTATTGCAGTAAAATTAGGAATCGTTCATACCAATACAGAGGATATCTCTCTTGATGGAAGACACATCACAATCAAAGGCCAGAAATTACTTTTCTTCGGAAGTTGTGGTTACTTAGGACTGGAGCAGGATGAACGATTAAAAAATGGTGCTATTGATGCCATCCGTAAATACGGTACTCAGTTCAGCTCTTCCAGAGCTTATGTTTCATCTGCATACTATGAGCAAGCAGAGGATCTTTTAAGTAAGATCTTTTTAAATAAACCTGTATTGCTTCTGCAGTCACTGACTGTAGGACATATGTCAAACATACCGGTACTTGTCGGAAAGGATGATGCAGTGATCATGGATGCACAGGTTCATGATAGCATTCAGACAGCAGTTCAGTTTTTGAAGAACAGAGATATTCATACAGAGATCGTACGTCATAATCGTATCGATATTTTGGAGAATAGCATTAAGACATTAAAAGATTCATACAAGAAGATCTGGTATATGGCTGATGGTGTTTATTCAATGCAAGGTGATCTGGCTCCTGTGAAGGACCTATACAGACTTGCAGACCAATATGAGCAACTTCATTTATACATCGATGATATTCACGGAATGAGTTGGACAGGGCAGCATGGTTCAGGATTTGTTACCAGTCAGGGTGATTATCATCCACGGTTATATCTTACAACCGGGTTAACAAAAGCTTTCGGTGCAGCAGGCGGATTATTAGTTTATCCTGATGCAGAAATTCATAAACTTGTAAAGAATAACAGCAAGTCATTCATCTTTTGA
- a CDS encoding T9SS type B sorting domain-containing protein yields the protein MSLTATNDSGCTTTFLRPNALQIYPSPVADFTSNEAQATDFLPLVNFLNQTSTQGTFYWSFGDGDTSSVYSPTHIYDNVGTYEVDLITIDLNGCIDSVTRFIEIRPSAEIYIPNAFTPNGDTKNDVFQVYTHNVTNVEVQIYDRWGLKIVEWNDVKGGWDGKVNGNPAQSDTYVYRVSTVDVNEKKEIHIGHVSLVR from the coding sequence GTGAGCTTAACGGCAACGAATGACAGTGGCTGTACGACAACTTTCTTACGTCCTAATGCATTGCAGATCTATCCTTCGCCTGTAGCTGACTTTACTTCTAATGAAGCTCAGGCGACAGACTTCCTGCCACTGGTTAACTTTTTAAATCAGACGTCAACTCAAGGTACATTCTATTGGAGTTTCGGAGATGGTGATACTTCTTCGGTTTATTCTCCAACTCATATTTATGATAATGTAGGAACGTATGAAGTCGATCTGATCACTATTGACCTGAATGGTTGTATTGATTCAGTGACTCGCTTTATTGAGATCCGCCCTAGTGCTGAAATCTATATTCCAAATGCCTTTACTCCAAACGGAGATACGAAGAATGATGTATTTCAAGTGTACACTCATAATGTAACAAATGTAGAGGTTCAGATCTATGATCGTTGGGGATTAAAGATCGTTGAATGGAATGATGTAAAAGGTGGCTGGGATGGAAAAGTTAATGGCAATCCGGCTCAATCTGATACTTATGTTTACAGAGTTTCAACAGTTGATGTAAACGAAAAGAAGGAAATTCATATTGGACACGTGAGTTTAGTCAGGTAA